A stretch of Microbulbifer bruguierae DNA encodes these proteins:
- a CDS encoding putative urea ABC transporter substrate-binding protein: MQRLAILLFTLTLSSAACAKESFKVCWSIYVGWMPWSYGAEQGIVKKWGDKYGIDIEVVQINDYIESVNQYTMGEFDACTMTNMDALTIPAAGGVDSTALIVGDFSNGNDGIVLKGGKDLAEIKGQSVNLVELSVSHYLLARGLESVGLSEADITVVNTSDADMVAAYGTDGVTAVATWNPLLGEIEAMPESQTVFDSSKIPGEIIDLLVVNTETLKSTPALGKALVGAWYEIMELMSGEQDASSAAKTHMATASGTDLAGYEAQLASTEMFYTPAQALTLTNSEKLLASMKSVAEFSFDHGLLGNGVPSAEFVGIEMPAGTYGDETNIKFRFDPTYMQLAADDKL; the protein is encoded by the coding sequence ATGCAGCGTCTCGCCATTCTACTTTTTACCCTCACACTCTCTTCTGCAGCCTGCGCGAAAGAAAGCTTCAAGGTCTGTTGGTCTATCTATGTTGGCTGGATGCCGTGGTCCTATGGTGCCGAACAGGGCATTGTCAAAAAATGGGGCGATAAATACGGGATTGATATCGAAGTCGTACAGATAAACGACTATATCGAGTCTGTAAATCAATACACCATGGGTGAGTTCGATGCCTGCACCATGACCAATATGGATGCGCTGACGATTCCCGCCGCTGGTGGTGTCGACAGTACCGCACTGATTGTCGGAGATTTCTCCAACGGCAATGATGGCATCGTATTGAAAGGCGGCAAGGATCTCGCGGAAATAAAAGGACAGAGTGTCAATCTGGTGGAGCTCAGTGTTTCCCACTACCTGTTGGCGCGTGGGCTGGAGTCCGTCGGTCTGAGTGAAGCAGATATCACCGTCGTGAATACTTCAGACGCAGACATGGTCGCCGCCTACGGTACCGATGGCGTCACTGCGGTTGCTACCTGGAATCCGTTGCTCGGCGAGATTGAGGCCATGCCCGAAAGTCAGACGGTGTTCGATTCTTCAAAAATTCCCGGCGAAATTATCGACCTGCTGGTGGTGAACACCGAAACCCTGAAATCCACACCGGCACTGGGCAAGGCCTTAGTAGGCGCCTGGTATGAAATCATGGAATTGATGTCCGGTGAGCAAGACGCCTCCTCTGCAGCAAAAACGCATATGGCCACCGCCTCGGGCACCGATCTGGCCGGCTATGAAGCGCAGTTGGCCAGTACTGAAATGTTCTACACCCCTGCACAAGCACTGACACTCACTAACAGTGAGAAGTTGCTTGCGTCGATGAAAAGTGTTGCAGAGTTCTCCTTCGATCACGGCCTTCTGGGCAACGGTGTACCCAGTGCCGAGTTTGTCGGTATCGAAATGCCTGCAGGCACTTACGGTGACGAAACCAATATCAAATTTCGTTTCGATCCCACCTATATGCAGTTGGCGGCCGATGACAAGCTTTGA
- the xrtE gene encoding exosortase E/protease, VPEID-CTERM system — MDNFARERLYLPIHPRAVLQAGIALLLVLQLLYISQRFDAYTLVMDGAAQGWRISFGYMGQVAKIAVLFLVILCVLLQRELRTLWKIIQFEANVKRAGIYFLPQILSYWFFLQSSAVIFDDASDGNQAALSEFLLWCVELSACLLCWTLMSAPIRFWLEILARYRKRVLAAALISVIVWLFTAWANRLWTPLSTLTFLLSSNLLTLFNPELVVVEPGQKILGLGDFIVSVAPACSGYEGIGLITAFLSLYMYINFKEFRFPRAFILFPLGISIIWLLNVVRITALVALGYHWSADVAIGGFHSQAGWIAFIVTSLALLWFAGRWSFVAKPNAGNSGMVQLGSPVSRSPDNSEQAVATLMPLIVLLGTVLVTSAISSEFVWLYPLRVIAVLLALIWVFPTLRLVPYRPNLLAFGCGIGVALIWIVMLFNSAPQTDRIFTENLLDAPVLWSGLWLLFRFLGAVIAVPIAEELAFRGYLLCKLSRSSSYTRGRLALSGVAVLVSSLTFGAMHDAWVAGTVAGLVYAFVRLRSQHIGDAITAHAVTNLVVFLFAAYSGQWSMI, encoded by the coding sequence TTGGATAATTTCGCCAGGGAACGTCTTTATTTACCAATACATCCTAGGGCTGTATTGCAGGCGGGGATAGCGTTGCTGCTGGTGCTCCAGCTACTCTATATCAGCCAGCGCTTTGATGCTTACACCCTGGTGATGGACGGTGCCGCTCAGGGGTGGCGTATATCCTTTGGCTATATGGGGCAGGTTGCCAAAATTGCTGTGCTGTTTCTTGTGATTCTGTGTGTATTACTGCAGCGGGAATTGCGCACGTTGTGGAAAATTATTCAGTTTGAAGCCAATGTCAAACGCGCTGGTATATATTTTCTGCCACAAATATTAAGTTACTGGTTTTTCCTGCAGAGTTCTGCCGTGATTTTTGATGACGCCAGTGATGGAAATCAAGCAGCCTTATCTGAATTTCTGCTTTGGTGCGTTGAACTTTCGGCGTGCCTGTTGTGTTGGACTCTTATGTCGGCACCTATACGGTTTTGGCTGGAAATCCTGGCGCGTTATCGCAAGCGCGTGCTTGCCGCAGCGCTAATCTCGGTAATAGTCTGGCTTTTTACTGCCTGGGCGAACCGCCTCTGGACGCCGCTGAGTACCTTGACGTTCCTCCTGAGCTCAAATCTGCTGACCCTATTTAATCCCGAGCTGGTAGTGGTGGAACCTGGTCAGAAAATACTTGGTCTGGGCGACTTTATTGTCAGTGTGGCGCCAGCCTGTTCTGGTTATGAAGGTATTGGATTGATTACGGCGTTTCTTTCACTGTACATGTATATCAACTTTAAAGAGTTTCGCTTTCCCCGCGCTTTCATCCTGTTTCCCCTGGGGATTTCGATTATATGGTTGTTGAATGTGGTGCGGATTACCGCGTTGGTTGCCTTGGGCTATCACTGGTCTGCGGATGTCGCCATAGGTGGCTTTCACTCTCAGGCCGGGTGGATTGCATTTATCGTGACCTCATTGGCGCTCTTGTGGTTTGCTGGTCGATGGAGTTTTGTGGCGAAGCCAAATGCGGGCAACTCGGGAATGGTGCAGCTCGGTTCACCGGTATCCAGGTCTCCTGATAACAGCGAGCAGGCTGTTGCGACACTCATGCCTTTGATCGTGTTACTTGGAACGGTATTGGTGACATCAGCAATATCGTCCGAATTCGTTTGGCTGTATCCATTGCGAGTGATTGCGGTACTGCTTGCTCTCATCTGGGTTTTCCCAACACTGCGCCTGGTACCATATCGCCCGAATCTGCTCGCATTTGGTTGTGGCATTGGCGTTGCCCTGATCTGGATAGTGATGTTGTTTAACTCCGCACCACAAACCGATCGGATATTTACTGAAAACCTGCTGGACGCACCCGTGCTTTGGTCTGGTTTGTGGTTGTTGTTTCGTTTTTTAGGGGCGGTAATCGCTGTACCAATTGCAGAGGAACTGGCCTTTCGGGGTTACTTGTTGTGCAAGCTCAGCCGCTCGTCCAGCTATACCCGCGGGAGATTGGCTCTGTCGGGAGTGGCGGTACTGGTATCTTCACTTACCTTTGGTGCGATGCATGATGCCTGGGTAGCAGGCACGGTTGCCGGGCTTGTCTATGCATTTGTGCGTTTGCGTTCTCAACATATCGGCGATGCTATTACAGCGCATGCTGTGACGAATCTCGTTGTATTTTTATTCGCGGCTTACAGTGGTCAGTGGAGCATGATTTAG